A region of Clostridium acetobutylicum ATCC 824 DNA encodes the following proteins:
- the trxA gene encoding thioredoxin: protein MIQEINDKSFVNVISNSKKVVVVDFWATWCEPCKMIAPILEEIAGELKESLEIIKINDDKNREAVDKYGISNIPTMLIFKNGELQESLTGFNPKNKLKEVFSKYI, encoded by the coding sequence ATGATACAAGAGATTAATGATAAAAGTTTTGTAAATGTTATTTCCAATTCAAAAAAGGTTGTAGTAGTTGATTTTTGGGCTACTTGGTGCGAACCCTGTAAAATGATAGCTCCTATACTTGAAGAAATTGCAGGAGAATTAAAAGAAAGTTTAGAGATTATAAAAATAAATGATGATAAAAATCGTGAGGCTGTAGATAAGTATGGAATCTCAAATATACCAACTATGTTAATATTTAAAAATGGTGAATTACAAGAAAGTCTTACAGGATTTAATCCTAAAAATAAGCTTAAAGAGGTATTTTCCAAATATATTTAA
- the deoC gene encoding deoxyribose-phosphate aldolase yields the protein MNIAKIIDHTALKPDTTKEQILKLIEEAKQNNFASVCVNPKWVKEASCALKDSSVKVCTVIGFPLGANTTATKVFETQDAIKNGAEEVDMVVSIGELKDKNDDYVEKDIEEVVKAASGKALVKVIIETCLLTEEEKIRACKLAKKAGADFVKTSTGFSTGGAKAEDIKLMRKTVGAGMGVKASGGIHTREEAIKLIEAGATRIGASASIDIISEN from the coding sequence ATGAATATTGCTAAAATTATAGATCATACAGCATTAAAGCCAGATACAACAAAGGAGCAGATACTAAAACTAATAGAAGAAGCTAAACAAAATAACTTTGCATCAGTTTGTGTAAATCCAAAGTGGGTTAAAGAGGCAAGCTGTGCATTAAAGGACAGCAGTGTTAAAGTGTGTACTGTAATAGGGTTTCCTCTTGGAGCTAATACAACTGCTACAAAAGTATTTGAAACACAAGATGCTATTAAAAATGGTGCAGAAGAAGTAGATATGGTTGTTTCTATAGGAGAATTAAAAGATAAAAATGATGATTATGTAGAAAAAGATATAGAAGAAGTTGTTAAGGCAGCTAGTGGAAAGGCCTTAGTTAAAGTAATTATTGAAACTTGTCTTCTTACCGAAGAAGAGAAGATAAGAGCGTGTAAACTAGCTAAAAAAGCAGGTGCAGATTTTGTTAAAACATCAACAGGGTTTTCAACAGGAGGGGCTAAGGCAGAAGATATTAAATTAATGAGAAAAACAGTTGGAGCTGGTATGGGAGTTAAGGCCTCAGGTGGTATTCATACAAGAGAAGAAGCAATTAAACTTATAGAAGCTGGAGCTACACGTATTGGAGCTAGTGCAAGTATAGATATAATTTCAGAAAATTAA
- a CDS encoding D-isomer specific 2-hydroxyacid dehydrogenase family protein, whose protein sequence is MKILVYNHRADETEYFQKFKEKYNVDLMLTDKTPTIETADFAKGFDCISIITTPINAALIKKFNDVGVKFISTRTIGYDHIDIKKAKELRIGVGNVTYSPRSVADYTVMMILMATRKVKAIMQNSYVQDYSLEGIQGKELHNLTVGVIGTGKIGRTVIKNLKGFECNIIAYDINENEEVKAHAKYVKLEELLMSSDVITVHVPGAEDNYHLINKNSISKMKDGVFIINTARGSIINTYDFIDAVEKGKIGGAALDVIENETNLYYKNLKGEVLGNRELAVLKSYPNVIITPHTAFYTDQAVSDMVENSILSCIAFYEGKENPWKVL, encoded by the coding sequence GTGAAAATTTTAGTATATAATCATAGAGCTGATGAAACTGAATATTTTCAAAAGTTTAAAGAAAAATACAATGTTGATTTAATGCTTACAGACAAGACACCGACCATTGAAACTGCTGATTTTGCAAAAGGATTTGACTGCATAAGTATTATTACAACTCCAATTAATGCAGCGCTTATTAAAAAGTTTAACGACGTTGGAGTTAAATTTATATCCACTAGAACTATAGGGTATGACCACATAGATATTAAAAAAGCTAAAGAGCTCAGAATTGGTGTAGGAAACGTAACATATTCACCAAGAAGCGTAGCTGATTATACTGTAATGATGATTTTAATGGCAACAAGAAAAGTAAAAGCAATTATGCAGAATAGCTATGTTCAAGATTATTCTCTAGAAGGTATTCAGGGAAAAGAATTACATAATTTAACCGTAGGAGTTATAGGAACAGGGAAGATTGGGAGAACAGTAATTAAAAATTTAAAGGGTTTTGAATGCAACATTATAGCCTATGATATCAATGAAAATGAAGAAGTTAAAGCCCATGCTAAATATGTGAAATTAGAAGAACTTTTAATGAGTAGTGATGTTATCACAGTGCATGTTCCAGGAGCGGAAGATAACTACCATCTAATAAATAAAAATTCCATATCAAAAATGAAAGATGGGGTATTTATTATAAATACAGCAAGAGGGTCAATTATAAACACATATGATTTTATTGACGCTGTTGAAAAAGGGAAAATTGGTGGAGCAGCATTAGATGTAATAGAAAATGAAACAAATCTCTACTATAAAAATCTTAAAGGAGAAGTGTTAGGAAATAGAGAATTAGCTGTTTTAAAGTCTTATCCTAATGTGATTATTACACCTCATACAGCATTCTATACAGATCAAGCAGTTAGCGATATGGTTGAGAATTCTATACTAAGTTGTATAGCTTTTTATGAGGGAAAAGAAAATCCTTGGAAAGTGTTATAA
- a CDS encoding NAD(P)/FAD-dependent oxidoreductase: MDRYDIAIIGSGPAGLSAAINAVIRNKKVILFGSDNLSNKLLKAPKINNYLGIYDVSGKELKEKFLEHLKYMNIEIKNEKVNSVYSMGDYFALSLNQKMYEATSIIIASGVEFSKPLNGEDELLGKGVGYCATCDAPLYKGKTVAIVGYTKEAEEEANYVSELAGKLYYIPMYKDKVSLKEVIEVVEDKPISILGKDKVSGLQMSKGEINTDAVFIIKDSVSPGKLVPGLLMNGEHIAVDIDMKTNIEGCFAAGDCAGRPYQYIKSAGQGQIAALSAVSYIDKIKLNKKII, translated from the coding sequence ATGGACAGATATGATATAGCGATAATAGGAAGTGGACCTGCTGGATTGTCAGCGGCAATAAACGCAGTCATAAGGAATAAAAAGGTTATATTATTTGGAAGTGATAACTTAAGCAATAAGCTTTTGAAGGCACCTAAAATAAATAACTATCTTGGAATATACGATGTTTCGGGAAAAGAGCTTAAGGAAAAGTTTTTGGAACATCTAAAATATATGAATATAGAAATAAAAAATGAAAAAGTGAATTCAGTATATTCCATGGGAGATTATTTTGCACTTTCATTAAATCAAAAGATGTATGAAGCAACTTCCATAATAATAGCTTCAGGAGTAGAATTTTCAAAACCTTTAAATGGGGAAGACGAATTACTTGGTAAAGGAGTAGGTTATTGTGCCACTTGTGATGCTCCGCTATATAAAGGTAAGACTGTAGCAATAGTAGGGTATACTAAAGAGGCAGAGGAAGAAGCTAATTATGTAAGTGAACTTGCAGGAAAACTTTATTATATACCTATGTATAAGGATAAAGTAAGTTTAAAAGAAGTTATAGAGGTTGTGGAAGACAAACCAATTAGTATATTAGGTAAGGACAAGGTAAGTGGCTTACAAATGTCAAAAGGTGAAATTAATACTGATGCTGTATTTATAATAAAAGATAGTGTATCACCTGGTAAGCTTGTTCCAGGACTTTTAATGAATGGAGAACACATAGCAGTTGATATAGATATGAAAACTAATATAGAAGGATGTTTTGCAGCAGGAGATTGTGCCGGAAGACCCTACCAATACATAAAATCTGCAGGGCAGGGGCAAATAGCAGCACTTAGTGCAGTAAGCTACATAGATAAAATTAAGCTAAATAAAAAAATAATATAA
- the gshAB gene encoding bifunctional glutamate--cysteine ligase GshA/glutathione synthetase GshB, with protein sequence MNEDYTKLELSTQILINEALDRKIQVDILDMEDNFIRLKKGDKVEYVKQATKTSLDNYIAPLIMENKEVTKIVLKENGINVPEGVTLKEASEAKEKFSLFYGKDTVVKPKSTNFGKGVIILKQLRSIEDFENAVNQAFEYDNSVMVEEFIAGKEYRFLVIGDETIAVLHRVPANVIGDGVHSIKELVDEKNKDPRRGQGYVKPLEKIVLGTIEKEYLSFSNRDFDYVPDKNEIVYLRENSNVSTGGDSIDFTDEILEGYKKIAVRAANAVGAKICGADIIINDINEEPNAKNHSIIELNFNPAIHMHDFPYRGENRHVERKILDLLGY encoded by the coding sequence ATGAATGAAGATTATACAAAACTTGAACTTTCAACTCAGATATTAATTAATGAAGCTTTAGATAGGAAAATACAAGTTGACATACTTGATATGGAAGACAACTTTATACGTTTAAAAAAAGGTGATAAAGTTGAATATGTGAAACAGGCAACTAAAACTTCATTGGATAATTATATAGCGCCTTTAATAATGGAAAATAAAGAAGTAACCAAAATAGTTTTAAAAGAGAATGGTATAAATGTTCCTGAAGGAGTTACTCTTAAAGAAGCAAGTGAAGCGAAAGAAAAGTTCAGTTTATTTTATGGCAAAGATACAGTAGTTAAGCCAAAGTCAACGAACTTTGGAAAAGGAGTAATTATACTAAAACAGCTTAGATCAATTGAAGATTTTGAGAATGCTGTAAATCAGGCTTTTGAATATGATAATTCCGTTATGGTTGAAGAATTTATAGCCGGTAAGGAATACAGATTCTTGGTTATAGGTGATGAAACTATTGCAGTTCTTCATAGGGTTCCAGCAAATGTTATAGGGGACGGAGTTCACAGTATTAAAGAACTTGTAGATGAAAAAAACAAGGATCCACGTAGAGGGCAAGGATACGTAAAGCCACTTGAGAAAATTGTTCTTGGAACTATTGAAAAAGAGTATTTATCATTTTCAAATAGGGATTTTGATTATGTTCCAGACAAGAATGAAATAGTTTATTTGAGAGAGAACTCTAATGTAAGTACTGGCGGAGATAGTATAGATTTTACAGATGAGATTCTTGAGGGATACAAAAAAATTGCAGTTAGAGCAGCTAATGCAGTGGGAGCAAAGATTTGTGGTGCGGATATAATAATAAACGATATAAATGAAGAGCCTAATGCTAAAAACCACAGCATTATAGAATTAAATTTTAATCCAGCAATTCATATGCATGATTTCCCTTACAGAGGTGAAAATAGGCATGTTGAGAGAAAAATTTTAGATTTACTTGGATACTAA
- a CDS encoding glutathione peroxidase, with protein MSVYDFKAKTIEGKEVSLDTYKGKVLIIANTASKCGFTPQYEGLEKLYKEYKDKGLEILGFPSNQFAEQEPGDNNEVKNFCKLNYGVTFQLFEKTDVRDENAHPLFNYLTENAPFKGFDLNHPTGKMLSEVLEKNFPKFLEGNSVKWNFTKFLIDRDGNVVKRFEPTSEPSDMVKDIEKLL; from the coding sequence ATGTCAGTATATGATTTTAAAGCAAAAACAATAGAAGGAAAAGAGGTATCTTTAGATACTTATAAGGGAAAGGTTTTAATAATAGCAAATACTGCAAGTAAATGCGGATTTACACCACAATATGAGGGACTTGAAAAGCTGTATAAAGAATACAAAGATAAGGGGCTCGAAATATTAGGCTTCCCAAGTAATCAATTTGCAGAACAGGAACCAGGAGATAATAATGAAGTAAAGAATTTTTGCAAACTTAATTATGGAGTAACCTTTCAACTATTTGAAAAAACAGATGTAAGAGATGAAAATGCACATCCTTTATTTAACTACTTAACTGAGAATGCTCCATTTAAGGGATTTGATTTAAATCATCCAACAGGAAAAATGCTTTCAGAGGTTTTAGAGAAGAATTTTCCAAAGTTCTTAGAAGGAAATTCAGTAAAATGGAACTTTACAAAGTTTTTAATAGATAGAGATGGAAATGTTGTAAAAAGATTTGAACCAACTTCTGAACCAAGTGATATGGTTAAAGATATAGAAAAGTTATTATAA
- a CDS encoding nitroreductase family protein gives MDIINNRRSIRNYKGKKVEKEKIEKLLRAAMQAPSAGNQQPWEFIVLEDRENIDKLSNFSKYANSLKTAPLAIVLLADEEKMKISEMWEQDMAAAAENILLEAAYLDLGAVWLGAQPIEERVKNLKEMFNLKSNIKPFCVISVGYPENSENKFIDRFDAKRIHIEKY, from the coding sequence ATGGATATAATAAATAATAGAAGAAGTATAAGAAATTACAAAGGAAAAAAAGTTGAAAAAGAAAAAATAGAAAAGCTTTTAAGAGCAGCAATGCAAGCGCCATCAGCAGGGAATCAACAGCCATGGGAATTTATAGTGCTTGAGGATAGAGAAAACATAGATAAACTCTCTAATTTTAGTAAATATGCGAACTCTCTAAAAACTGCACCACTAGCAATTGTACTTTTAGCAGATGAAGAAAAAATGAAAATTTCAGAAATGTGGGAGCAAGATATGGCAGCAGCAGCTGAAAATATTTTGCTTGAGGCTGCTTACCTAGATTTGGGAGCAGTATGGCTTGGAGCTCAGCCTATTGAAGAAAGAGTAAAAAATTTAAAAGAAATGTTTAATTTAAAATCAAATATAAAGCCTTTTTGTGTAATAAGTGTTGGATATCCAGAAAATAGTGAAAATAAATTTATAGACAGATTCGATGCAAAGAGGATTCACATAGAAAAGTATTAA
- a CDS encoding cytidine deaminase — MDYSELVYKALEARKKAYAPYSKFKVGAAVIADNGEIYTGCNIENASYGATNCAERTAIFKAVSEGHTKLNAIAIVGVEKDYTYPCGICRQVIAEFASEDMKIVLGKNSGEYIVKTLEEILPGAFTKEDLKK; from the coding sequence ATGGATTATAGTGAGTTAGTTTATAAAGCTTTAGAGGCTAGAAAAAAGGCTTATGCACCTTATTCCAAATTCAAAGTTGGAGCAGCTGTGATAGCTGACAATGGAGAAATATATACAGGATGTAATATAGAAAATGCATCCTATGGTGCAACAAATTGTGCAGAAAGAACAGCTATTTTTAAAGCAGTATCAGAAGGGCACACAAAGCTTAATGCTATTGCTATAGTGGGAGTAGAAAAGGATTATACATATCCATGTGGAATATGCAGACAGGTAATTGCTGAGTTTGCGTCAGAGGATATGAAAATAGTTTTGGGAAAAAATAGTGGAGAATATATAGTTAAGACATTGGAAGAAATTCTACCAGGAGCTTTTACTAAAGAGGATTTAAAAAAGTAG
- a CDS encoding membrane protein: MENVETKSKQSKASIILYVAAAVVAIIGIALLVDNIIVYRKALSQYVAQGYKAATVNSQLVPQQLLPEIFNAVGIYGGIAFVLFGAGIINNKISKLLSLHND; this comes from the coding sequence ATGGAAAATGTAGAAACAAAGTCAAAACAATCTAAGGCCTCTATAATTTTATATGTAGCAGCTGCAGTTGTTGCAATTATAGGAATTGCACTTTTAGTAGATAATATTATTGTTTATAGAAAGGCACTTAGCCAGTATGTAGCGCAAGGTTATAAGGCAGCTACAGTTAATTCACAGCTAGTTCCACAACAGCTATTACCTGAAATATTTAATGCTGTTGGTATTTATGGAGGAATAGCTTTTGTTTTATTTGGTGCAGGAATTATAAATAATAAAATTTCAAAATTGTTATCATTACATAATGATTAA
- a CDS encoding response regulator transcription factor, whose protein sequence is MKNILVVEDEENVLEIVRAYLEKEGYNVYCTTQGLDGIELFKKVKFQLVILDLMLPDIDGEEVCRILRRISDVYIFILTAKVALKDRIEGLNMGADEYLLKPCSPRELTARVNALFRRVFKDENNTDFDDGNLQICSDKRIVRIKDQQISLTPNEFDILYALVLNKGRVLSREQLIERVFGLDFDGFDRTIDVHIKNIRKKIEEDTKKPKYIITVTKLGYKFGGDIK, encoded by the coding sequence ATGAAAAACATATTGGTAGTAGAGGATGAGGAGAATGTACTTGAAATTGTAAGAGCTTATCTTGAAAAAGAGGGCTACAATGTATATTGCACTACACAAGGACTTGATGGAATAGAATTATTTAAAAAAGTAAAGTTTCAATTAGTTATTTTGGATTTAATGCTTCCAGATATTGATGGGGAAGAGGTATGCAGAATATTAAGAAGAATTTCAGATGTGTACATATTTATTTTAACAGCTAAAGTAGCTCTAAAGGACAGAATAGAAGGATTAAACATGGGAGCAGATGAGTATTTGCTAAAGCCTTGCAGTCCAAGAGAACTTACAGCAAGGGTTAACGCTCTTTTCAGACGAGTTTTTAAGGATGAGAATAATACTGATTTTGATGATGGAAATTTGCAAATATGTAGTGATAAAAGAATCGTAAGAATTAAGGATCAGCAAATAAGTTTAACCCCCAATGAATTTGATATACTATATGCTTTAGTTTTAAATAAGGGGAGGGTTTTAAGTAGAGAACAGTTAATTGAGAGGGTATTTGGTTTAGACTTCGATGGATTCGATAGAACAATAGATGTTCACATAAAAAATATAAGAAAAAAAATAGAAGAGGATACGAAAAAACCGAAATATATTATAACTGTAACTAAACTTGGTTATAAATTTGGTGGTGATATAAAATGA
- the msrB gene encoding peptide-methionine (R)-S-oxide reductase MsrB has product MKKDDLSKKLTPLQYEVTQNNATEPPFNNEYWDNKSEGIYVDIISGKPLFTSLDKFDSGCGWPSFTKPIVKENIKANTDFSYNMKRIEIRSKDSDSHLGHVFDDGPKDKGGLRYCINSASLKFIPKEALEEEGYGEYLKLFNKKEE; this is encoded by the coding sequence ATGAAAAAAGATGATTTATCTAAAAAATTAACTCCATTACAATATGAGGTTACTCAAAATAATGCTACAGAACCCCCTTTTAATAATGAGTATTGGGATAATAAATCTGAAGGAATTTACGTAGATATAATTTCTGGAAAACCTTTGTTTACATCCTTAGATAAATTTGATTCAGGCTGCGGGTGGCCCAGCTTTACTAAACCAATTGTCAAAGAAAATATAAAAGCTAATACAGACTTTAGCTATAACATGAAAAGGATAGAAATCAGAAGTAAAGATAGCGATTCTCACCTTGGTCATGTCTTTGATGACGGTCCTAAAGATAAAGGCGGTTTAAGATACTGTATAAATAGCGCTTCTTTAAAATTCATTCCAAAAGAAGCCTTAGAAGAAGAGGGGTATGGTGAATATCTAAAATTATTTAATAAAAAAGAAGAGTAA
- a CDS encoding pyrimidine-nucleoside phosphorylase: MRMVDIISKKRDGGELTKDEIYFFVNGYTNGTIPDYQVSALTMAIYFKDMTERERADLTMAMVKSGETVDLSQIEGIKVDKHSTGGVGDTTTLVLAPLVAALGVPVAKMSGRGLGHTGGTIDKLESISGFNVALTKEKFVELVNRNKVAVVGQTGNLTPADKKLYALRDVTGSVESIPLIASSIMSKKIAAGADAIVLDVKTGAGAFMKTEKDAEELAHAMVKIGNNVGRKTMAVISDMSQPLGFAVGNALEVKEAIDTLKGQGPEDLTELVLTLGSQMVMLAKKANTLEEAKEKLVEVIKSGKALEKFKLFLESQGGDSSIVDNPEKLPQSKYKIDVLAKESGFVSNIVADEIGIAAMLLGAGRATKEDTVDLAVGLVLNKKVGDKVQKDEPIVTIYSNREDVEEVKNKIYKSIAISKKAVRPVLIHKIITE; this comes from the coding sequence ATGAGAATGGTAGATATAATCTCAAAAAAAAGAGATGGAGGAGAACTTACAAAAGATGAAATTTATTTTTTTGTAAATGGATATACGAATGGAACGATTCCTGATTATCAGGTAAGTGCACTTACAATGGCTATTTATTTTAAGGACATGACTGAAAGGGAAAGAGCAGATTTAACAATGGCCATGGTGAAATCTGGAGAAACTGTTGACCTATCGCAAATTGAAGGGATAAAAGTAGATAAGCACTCGACAGGCGGAGTTGGAGATACTACAACACTTGTACTGGCACCTCTTGTTGCAGCTTTAGGAGTACCAGTTGCTAAAATGTCAGGAAGAGGGTTAGGTCATACAGGAGGAACTATTGATAAACTAGAGTCTATTAGTGGCTTTAATGTAGCACTTACAAAGGAAAAGTTCGTAGAATTAGTTAATCGTAATAAGGTTGCAGTTGTTGGTCAAACAGGCAATTTAACTCCAGCAGATAAAAAGCTATATGCACTTCGTGATGTAACTGGAAGTGTAGAATCAATTCCACTAATTGCTAGTTCTATTATGAGTAAAAAGATTGCAGCAGGAGCAGATGCAATAGTATTGGATGTAAAGACTGGTGCAGGTGCATTTATGAAGACGGAGAAGGATGCGGAAGAACTGGCACATGCTATGGTTAAAATAGGGAATAACGTTGGTAGAAAAACTATGGCAGTAATATCAGATATGTCTCAGCCTTTGGGTTTTGCCGTAGGGAATGCACTTGAGGTAAAGGAAGCTATTGATACATTAAAGGGGCAAGGACCAGAGGATTTAACAGAACTTGTTCTAACTCTTGGAAGTCAAATGGTTATGCTAGCTAAGAAGGCAAATACATTGGAAGAAGCAAAAGAAAAGCTTGTAGAGGTAATAAAAAGCGGTAAAGCTTTAGAAAAATTTAAGCTGTTTCTTGAAAGCCAAGGGGGAGATTCATCAATTGTAGATAATCCTGAAAAGTTACCGCAGTCAAAATATAAGATTGATGTTTTAGCAAAAGAAAGCGGCTTTGTTTCCAATATTGTAGCGGATGAAATTGGAATTGCAGCAATGCTTTTAGGTGCAGGAAGAGCTACAAAGGAAGATACAGTGGATTTAGCTGTTGGGCTTGTACTTAACAAAAAAGTAGGCGATAAAGTGCAAAAAGATGAACCAATTGTAACTATTTATTCAAATAGAGAAGATGTAGAAGAGGTAAAAAACAAAATTTATAAGAGTATAGCAATTTCAAAAAAAGCTGTAAGACCAGTGCTTATTCATAAAATTATTACAGAATAA
- the gshA gene encoding glutamate--cysteine ligase, with the protein MHWSFPEMIRLFSDEYRSSMLSEGNFGVERESQRVNYSGDLALTPHPSVFGDKFENPRITTDFSESQIEMITPPLKSAEEVYKALNDINNEVKNALKGELLWPLSMPPRLPKEEDIPVAQFPDTEDGRQKQIYRNGLALRYGKKMQMISGIHYNFSFSDKMIDFIYRQLRIEKTKRQFIDEMYFSLTRNFLRYHWILIYLFGASPICDSTYNSVIFKELEKIEKCCPHCAGKIKNFNRYATSLRVSRFGYSDTDEKKYTVYFNSLREYETKIKKMMETESNKYSKLGIYKDGVQIQLNGNLLQSESEFYAPIRFKRNIKKGETQLTALVNRGVEYIEIRILDVNPFDKVGISVEQMNFLQVFNVFCLFEESKSIDEEQMERINTNHQLAALLGRNEDLMLYKYNDDSRIPLKNFGDEIFEKLRIVAKLMDKDNVEKKYSESVESEYKKLHNIELLPSERICREMDNDNRSYIQFGMEYAEA; encoded by the coding sequence ATGCATTGGAGTTTTCCTGAAATGATAAGACTCTTTTCAGATGAATATAGAAGCAGTATGTTGTCAGAAGGAAATTTTGGAGTAGAAAGGGAATCACAGAGAGTTAATTATTCTGGAGATTTAGCATTAACGCCTCATCCATCTGTATTTGGCGATAAGTTTGAAAACCCACGTATAACAACAGATTTTTCGGAAAGTCAAATAGAGATGATAACACCACCGCTTAAATCAGCTGAGGAAGTCTACAAAGCATTAAATGATATAAATAATGAAGTTAAAAATGCTCTTAAAGGTGAACTATTATGGCCTTTAAGTATGCCGCCAAGACTTCCAAAGGAAGAGGATATACCAGTTGCACAATTTCCGGATACTGAAGACGGTAGACAAAAACAGATTTATAGAAATGGACTTGCACTTCGTTACGGTAAGAAGATGCAAATGATATCGGGTATTCATTATAATTTTTCTTTTAGCGACAAGATGATCGATTTTATATATAGGCAATTGAGAATAGAAAAAACTAAAAGACAATTCATTGATGAGATGTATTTTTCGCTGACTAGAAATTTTTTAAGATATCATTGGATACTTATATATTTGTTTGGAGCATCACCAATATGTGATTCGACATACAATTCTGTTATATTTAAAGAGCTTGAAAAAATAGAAAAATGCTGCCCTCATTGTGCTGGAAAAATAAAGAATTTTAATAGATATGCTACTTCACTTCGTGTAAGTAGGTTTGGTTATTCTGATACAGATGAAAAGAAGTATACTGTGTATTTTAATAGTCTTAGAGAATATGAAACCAAAATTAAGAAAATGATGGAAACTGAAAGTAACAAATATTCTAAACTTGGAATATATAAAGATGGAGTTCAGATTCAGTTAAATGGAAATCTGCTTCAAAGTGAAAGTGAATTTTATGCTCCTATACGTTTTAAAAGAAATATAAAAAAAGGAGAAACACAGCTTACAGCCCTAGTAAATCGTGGAGTAGAGTATATAGAGATAAGAATTTTAGATGTGAATCCTTTTGATAAAGTTGGCATTAGTGTTGAACAGATGAATTTTCTTCAAGTTTTTAATGTGTTTTGTCTGTTTGAAGAAAGCAAGTCAATAGATGAGGAGCAGATGGAAAGGATAAATACAAATCATCAACTTGCAGCGTTACTTGGAAGAAATGAAGATTTAATGCTTTATAAGTATAATGATGATTCTAGAATACCGCTAAAGAATTTTGGCGATGAGATTTTTGAAAAACTAAGAATAGTTGCTAAATTGATGGACAAAGATAATGTAGAAAAGAAATACAGCGAAAGTGTTGAAAGTGAATATAAAAAACTTCATAATATAGAGCTGTTGCCATCAGAAAGAATATGCAGAGAAATGGATAATGATAATAGAAGCTATATTCAATTTGGCATGGAATATGCTGAAGCATAG